One segment of Natronosalvus halobius DNA contains the following:
- a CDS encoding substrate-binding domain-containing protein: MSIQRRRFLAVAGSTAAAGVAGCFASGDSEHDGAEIAGETLTLATTTSTDDTGLLDALNEPFEERFGATVHVVDQGTGAALETARNGDADVVMVHARSLEDEFIEDGYGINRRDLMFNDFVIVGESGDPAGIGGEGEVDSALGAIAENESTFVSRGDNSGTHTKELELWYEAGIDPAESGEWYLETGSGMGEALTRTDEMGGYTLADRGTYLSMKSEINLEIHVQGPVEGGPESLMNPYGIVAVNPAVHENAAYDLAMAYIGFLTSLEGQEIIEEYTVSDEQLFFPEALAEEPDFEQYVPTAWQSSSGDSSDESNAEE, translated from the coding sequence ATGTCGATACAACGCCGTCGGTTCCTGGCCGTCGCCGGATCCACCGCGGCGGCCGGCGTCGCCGGCTGTTTCGCGAGTGGCGATTCGGAACATGACGGGGCCGAGATCGCCGGCGAAACCCTCACGCTGGCGACGACGACCAGTACCGACGACACGGGGCTCCTGGACGCGCTGAACGAACCGTTCGAGGAGCGCTTCGGGGCGACCGTTCACGTCGTCGACCAGGGAACCGGCGCCGCGCTCGAGACGGCGCGAAACGGCGACGCCGACGTGGTCATGGTCCACGCCCGCTCGCTCGAGGACGAGTTCATCGAGGACGGGTACGGGATCAACCGACGCGATCTCATGTTCAACGACTTCGTGATCGTCGGCGAGAGCGGGGATCCAGCGGGAATCGGCGGCGAAGGCGAGGTCGACAGCGCCCTCGGCGCAATCGCTGAAAACGAATCCACGTTCGTCTCTCGAGGGGACAACTCCGGAACCCACACCAAGGAACTCGAACTCTGGTACGAGGCGGGAATCGATCCCGCCGAGAGCGGCGAGTGGTACCTCGAGACCGGATCGGGGATGGGCGAAGCGCTGACCCGTACCGACGAGATGGGCGGGTACACCCTGGCTGACAGGGGAACCTACCTCTCAATGAAGTCTGAGATCAACCTCGAGATTCACGTCCAGGGGCCGGTCGAAGGCGGTCCGGAGTCCCTGATGAACCCCTACGGGATCGTCGCGGTAAATCCGGCTGTCCACGAGAACGCAGCCTACGACCTCGCGATGGCCTACATCGGCTTCCTCACGAGCCTCGAGGGCCAGGAGATCATCGAGGAGTACACCGTCTCGGACGAACAACTGTTCTTCCCCGAGGCACTCGCCGAGGAGCCGGACTTCGAACAGTACGTGCCGACGGCGTGGCAGTCGTCGTCCGGCGACTCGTCCGACGAGTCGAACGCCGAGGAGTGA
- a CDS encoding amino acid ABC transporter ATP-binding protein yields MNATNATNAPREPIEARGISHGYGRERVLENVSLSVDPGEVVALIGPSGVGKTTLLRLLALFERPDDGTIRHGDEDVWANGNGKRLDHRRRVGMVFQEPNLFDATVRQNVAYGLRVRQAWPERVRRSFASIFGREATPPAVAQALEIVGLASYADRDVDSLSGGEAQRVAFARALAYDPDVLVLDEPTSELDPRNTAILEEAVRTARSNGIGVAMATHDMHQARRVADRVGLLLDDGIVEIGETDTIFEDPSDDRTRQFIRGDLVY; encoded by the coding sequence ATGAACGCAACGAACGCAACGAACGCACCGAGGGAACCCATCGAGGCCCGCGGCATCTCCCACGGCTACGGCCGCGAACGCGTCCTCGAGAACGTCTCCCTCTCGGTCGACCCCGGCGAAGTCGTCGCGCTCATCGGCCCCTCGGGCGTCGGGAAGACGACCCTGTTGCGACTCCTCGCCCTCTTCGAGCGTCCCGACGACGGGACGATTCGTCACGGCGACGAGGACGTCTGGGCGAACGGTAACGGCAAGCGTCTCGACCACCGCCGCCGCGTCGGCATGGTGTTTCAGGAGCCAAACCTTTTCGACGCGACCGTCCGGCAGAACGTTGCTTACGGATTGCGCGTTCGTCAGGCGTGGCCCGAACGAGTTCGGCGCAGTTTCGCCTCGATCTTCGGACGCGAGGCGACGCCTCCGGCCGTCGCGCAGGCCCTCGAGATCGTCGGCCTCGCCTCGTACGCCGACCGCGACGTCGACTCGCTCTCGGGTGGCGAGGCCCAGCGCGTCGCCTTCGCTCGAGCGCTCGCGTACGATCCGGACGTCCTCGTCCTGGATGAACCCACGTCGGAACTCGACCCACGGAACACGGCGATCCTCGAGGAGGCCGTCCGGACGGCCCGCTCGAACGGCATCGGGGTCGCGATGGCGACCCACGACATGCACCAGGCGCGACGGGTGGCCGATCGCGTCGGCCTGCTCCTGGACGACGGTATCGTCGAGATCGGCGAGACGGATACTATCTTCGAGGACCCCAGCGACGACCGAACGCGGCAGTTTATCCGGGGGGATCTGGTCTACTGA
- a CDS encoding TOBE domain-containing protein, translated as MTIERGYRTELSVGEVTVDRRDVEMLEAIDAHGSMHAAADVLGRSYARLQRRIVELEDELGPLTERNRGGADGGGTTITETARDLRRRFERHQTALEGVASVTETVLSGTVVEREGELATVETEIGRVVAVAPANSNTVQVSVRSDAVVLSDPGERSRPGQTSFRNRFEGTVERVEQGTAVAQVRVDVDGAQARTGIDGAGLEGARADEATLEALVTRTSVDSLCLEPGRPIVASFKATAARAIPLGGVDDSPVDSN; from the coding sequence ATGACGATCGAGCGCGGGTATCGAACGGAACTCTCCGTCGGCGAGGTCACGGTCGACCGCCGCGACGTCGAGATGCTCGAGGCGATCGACGCCCACGGATCGATGCATGCGGCCGCGGACGTGCTGGGGCGGTCCTACGCCCGCCTCCAGCGCCGGATCGTCGAACTCGAGGACGAACTGGGTCCACTCACCGAGCGCAACCGGGGCGGCGCCGACGGCGGCGGAACCACCATCACCGAGACTGCACGGGATCTCCGTCGGCGCTTCGAGCGTCACCAGACGGCCCTCGAGGGCGTCGCGAGCGTCACGGAGACGGTGCTATCGGGAACGGTCGTCGAACGCGAGGGCGAACTCGCGACGGTCGAGACTGAAATCGGGCGGGTCGTCGCCGTCGCACCCGCTAATTCCAACACGGTCCAGGTCAGCGTCCGGTCGGACGCCGTCGTCCTGTCCGATCCGGGCGAACGATCGCGACCAGGCCAGACGAGTTTTCGCAACCGGTTCGAGGGCACCGTCGAGCGCGTGGAGCAAGGAACCGCGGTCGCCCAGGTTCGCGTCGACGTGGACGGAGCGCAGGCGCGAACGGGGATCGACGGAGCCGGGCTCGAGGGGGCACGGGCCGACGAAGCCACACTCGAGGCACTCGTCACGCGAACGAGCGTCGACTCGCTCTGTCTCGAACCTGGTCGCCCCATCGTCGCGTCGTTCAAGGCGACCGCGGCACGGGCGATTCCGCTCGGGGGCGTTGACGACTCGCCCGTGGATTCGAACTGA
- a CDS encoding cupin domain-containing protein has product MSYRKVNYEEVEQVSDAMHLLSEPLGCRQVGVTFSRCPPNWNSKPHDHTGDDHEEVYVLVRGTAEVRVDDESVPVEEGDAVWIAPEAERQIRNGDEESAFVLISAPEFDSGEADDDTWSLTGFQG; this is encoded by the coding sequence ATGAGCTACCGGAAGGTGAACTACGAGGAGGTCGAGCAGGTCTCGGACGCGATGCACCTCCTGAGCGAGCCACTGGGATGTCGCCAGGTCGGCGTCACGTTCTCCCGGTGTCCGCCGAACTGGAACAGCAAACCGCACGATCACACCGGCGACGACCACGAAGAGGTGTACGTCCTGGTTCGAGGCACTGCGGAGGTTCGCGTCGACGACGAGTCGGTCCCCGTCGAGGAGGGGGACGCGGTCTGGATCGCACCGGAGGCAGAAAGGCAGATCAGAAACGGTGACGAAGAGAGCGCATTCGTGTTGATAAGTGCCCCCGAGTTCGATTCGGGGGAAGCCGACGACGATACCTGGTCACTCACGGGTTTTCAGGGCTGA
- a CDS encoding MBL fold metallo-hydrolase, producing MTVVRIPVGGGTPEGTNSAYLVDERVLVDPGPPTEAAWSDLQNGLEIELETLADIEYVVCTHWHADHVGLAPRLAQAADATVAMGKRDAPLLAAYAAEREARLDRDAAAMVAWGVPEDVVTAVVESDRSSPLPHAMPVESLVDGQTVAGLEVLETPGHTAGHVSLATDEALVLGDAVLPTYTPNVGGSDTRTRDMDPLGTYLETLDRLLAREGVESGAVTLRPGHGETVDPERIETIRDHHDERTQRVVTALEKRTKATPWDLARDLFGELEGIHAKFGAGEVAAHLERLQRDGVVVCEEGGRYALTKE from the coding sequence ATGACCGTGGTTCGAATACCGGTTGGCGGCGGGACGCCCGAAGGAACCAACAGCGCCTACCTCGTCGACGAACGGGTTCTCGTCGATCCTGGACCGCCGACCGAGGCGGCGTGGTCGGATCTCCAGAACGGCCTCGAAATCGAACTCGAGACGCTCGCGGACATCGAGTACGTCGTCTGCACCCACTGGCACGCCGACCACGTCGGACTGGCGCCACGTCTCGCCCAGGCCGCCGACGCGACGGTCGCAATGGGCAAGCGCGACGCGCCCCTGCTCGCGGCGTACGCCGCCGAGCGCGAGGCCCGACTCGATCGAGACGCCGCAGCGATGGTCGCCTGGGGTGTTCCAGAGGACGTCGTCACCGCGGTCGTCGAGAGTGATCGATCGTCACCGCTTCCCCACGCAATGCCCGTCGAGTCGCTGGTCGACGGGCAGACCGTCGCGGGCCTCGAAGTGCTCGAGACGCCCGGGCACACGGCGGGGCACGTCTCGCTCGCGACCGACGAGGCGCTCGTCCTCGGAGACGCCGTGTTGCCAACGTACACCCCGAACGTCGGCGGGAGCGACACGCGGACACGCGACATGGACCCGCTCGGTACCTACCTCGAGACGCTAGATCGACTCCTCGCCCGCGAGGGGGTCGAATCGGGTGCGGTAACGCTCCGTCCAGGACACGGTGAAACCGTCGACCCCGAGCGGATCGAGACGATTCGAGACCACCACGACGAGCGAACGCAACGGGTCGTGACGGCTCTCGAGAAACGCACGAAAGCGACGCCGTGGGACCTCGCCCGGGACCTGTTCGGCGAACTCGAGGGGATCCACGCCAAGTTCGGGGCCGGCGAGGTTGCGGCCCACCTGGAACGACTTCAGCGGGATGGCGTCGTGGTGTGTGAGGAGGGTGGTCGGTACGCACTAACGAAGGAATGA
- the folP gene encoding dihydropteroate synthase, whose product MDSVDAAGLGIGDEHPPRIMGVLNVSEESPYDPSVFDDPEEAARYVDEELVGEGADIVDIGLESANKRFDVLSEAEELERLHVALETIDRVSGDAVFSIETRYAAVAHEALENGFDLVNDVCGFADPEMPAVCRDHDAAVVKMASPPDLERPGAVEETDWTARKSPEWAESADYVDQIYEALKQNGLTEKTIVDPAFGGWSEAKTLAHDRETFHRLREFRALGRPMLVSINRKNFLGDLVSQDTDERLPASLAATALAVERGAHVVRTHDVAETRDAAHIGKAFTDRDQVLENGVRVARLDVESTRDLRAHLREGGVDPSLADEICHQILEIDGLPPSKRERVGELAHNTGATPVELSDGRVLLCATDDQASVIFRRFGASDDDFENLRNGVRRMFE is encoded by the coding sequence CATCGGAGACGAGCACCCGCCCCGGATCATGGGCGTGCTGAACGTCAGCGAGGAGTCGCCGTACGATCCGAGCGTGTTCGACGATCCCGAAGAGGCGGCCCGATACGTCGACGAGGAACTCGTCGGCGAGGGCGCTGACATCGTCGACATCGGCCTCGAGTCGGCCAACAAACGCTTCGACGTGCTCAGCGAAGCGGAGGAACTCGAGCGCCTCCACGTCGCTCTCGAGACGATCGATCGCGTCTCCGGAGACGCGGTGTTCTCTATCGAGACGCGCTACGCGGCCGTCGCCCACGAGGCCCTCGAGAACGGATTCGACCTGGTCAACGACGTTTGCGGGTTCGCCGACCCCGAGATGCCCGCGGTCTGTCGGGACCACGACGCCGCCGTCGTCAAGATGGCGAGTCCGCCGGACCTCGAGCGACCCGGTGCCGTCGAGGAAACCGACTGGACCGCTCGGAAGTCGCCCGAGTGGGCCGAGTCGGCCGACTACGTCGACCAGATCTACGAGGCGCTGAAGCAGAACGGGCTGACCGAGAAGACCATCGTCGATCCCGCCTTCGGCGGCTGGAGCGAGGCGAAGACGCTCGCCCACGACCGAGAGACGTTCCACCGTCTTCGCGAGTTTCGCGCGCTCGGCCGGCCGATGCTGGTCTCGATAAACCGGAAGAACTTCCTTGGCGACCTCGTTAGCCAGGACACCGACGAACGCCTCCCCGCGAGCCTCGCGGCGACCGCACTGGCCGTCGAACGCGGGGCCCACGTCGTTCGAACGCACGACGTGGCGGAGACGCGCGACGCCGCGCACATCGGGAAGGCGTTCACCGACCGTGACCAGGTGCTGGAAAACGGTGTTCGAGTTGCTCGGCTCGACGTCGAGTCGACGCGCGACCTCCGGGCACACCTTCGCGAGGGCGGAGTCGATCCGTCGCTGGCCGACGAAATATGTCATCAGATTCTCGAAATCGACGGCCTTCCACCCTCGAAACGCGAACGAGTCGGCGAGTTGGCACACAATACGGGTGCAACCCCGGTCGAATTGTCTGACGGACGTGTGCTGTTGTGCGCGACGGACGATCAAGCATCCGTGATATTTCGGCGTTTCGGGGCCTCAGACGATGATTTCGAAAATCTCCGGAACGGCGTCAGACGGATGTTTGAGTAA
- a CDS encoding ABC transporter permease — protein MTTLALEAASVPTPAVAFPFEWPYVRSIIEVSLYVSTAAVLVSTLLSLPIALALGFTSFRGKGLLTSIITTGMGFPSVVVGLVVLFGVSNQGPLGSLELAFTPEAMILSQIVLAMPVITGVSLAAVSSVDAGVRDAAFAMGGTRLDVAIVTIREARYGIATAVLAGFGRAISEVGGVLIVGGNIVVSGESYTRTLTTAIQLEARQGRYETAMILGGVLVALVLLVNALVLRLGDGGGGRYR, from the coding sequence ATGACCACACTGGCGCTCGAGGCCGCTTCGGTCCCAACGCCAGCGGTCGCGTTCCCCTTCGAGTGGCCCTACGTCAGGAGCATCATCGAGGTCTCCCTGTACGTCAGCACCGCCGCCGTCCTCGTGAGCACGCTGCTCAGCCTGCCCATCGCGCTCGCGCTGGGATTTACGTCGTTTCGCGGGAAGGGACTGCTCACCTCGATCATCACCACCGGGATGGGCTTTCCGAGCGTCGTCGTCGGACTCGTCGTGCTCTTCGGGGTCTCGAACCAGGGGCCGCTCGGCTCGCTCGAGCTCGCTTTCACGCCGGAGGCGATGATCCTCTCTCAGATCGTCCTCGCGATGCCGGTTATCACCGGCGTCAGCCTCGCTGCGGTCTCGAGCGTCGACGCCGGCGTTCGTGACGCCGCGTTCGCCATGGGTGGCACCCGGCTCGACGTGGCCATCGTGACGATCAGGGAGGCCCGTTATGGCATCGCGACGGCCGTCCTGGCCGGCTTCGGCCGGGCAATTAGCGAGGTCGGCGGGGTGCTCATCGTCGGCGGGAACATCGTCGTCTCCGGGGAGTCGTACACGCGGACGCTCACGACGGCGATCCAGCTCGAGGCCCGACAGGGTCGGTACGAGACGGCGATGATCCTCGGGGGCGTCCTGGTCGCGCTCGTCTTGCTCGTGAACGCGCTGGTGCTTCGGCTGGGCGATGGCGGGGGTGGGCGGTACCGATGA
- a CDS encoding 6-hydroxymethylpterin diphosphokinase MptE-like protein produces the protein MDYHEWEPAYEQILADFGFDRRADERARDVLAGLISTFDLGRLAFVHGARVVVAGAGPSLEADEAIETARAAEVVIAASTAVDVLEAAGVEVDCMVTDLDKNPETVERLTCRGTPVAVHAHGDNVPAVRTVVPECDQESVLATTQAEPVGPVRNFGGFTDGDRAAFLADHLGASRLDFVGWDFDDPSVDPEKSKKLAWAERLLYWLERRRGEKFSVLDGRREGIDVRSLPLE, from the coding sequence ATGGACTATCACGAGTGGGAACCGGCGTACGAGCAAATTCTCGCCGATTTCGGGTTCGACCGTAGGGCCGACGAGCGCGCTCGCGACGTGCTCGCGGGTCTCATCTCGACTTTCGACCTCGGACGACTGGCGTTCGTGCACGGTGCCCGGGTCGTCGTCGCCGGAGCGGGGCCATCGCTCGAGGCAGACGAGGCCATCGAGACGGCTCGAGCGGCCGAGGTCGTAATCGCGGCCTCGACGGCAGTGGACGTACTCGAGGCCGCTGGAGTCGAGGTCGACTGCATGGTGACGGACCTGGACAAGAATCCCGAAACCGTCGAACGGCTTACCTGCCGCGGAACCCCGGTAGCCGTCCACGCACACGGCGACAACGTTCCCGCCGTCCGAACCGTGGTCCCCGAGTGCGACCAGGAGTCCGTCCTGGCGACGACTCAGGCCGAACCCGTCGGGCCCGTCCGCAACTTCGGTGGGTTCACCGACGGCGACCGGGCGGCGTTTCTCGCGGACCACCTCGGGGCCAGTCGGTTGGATTTCGTCGGCTGGGATTTCGACGACCCCTCCGTGGACCCGGAGAAATCGAAAAAGCTTGCGTGGGCCGAGCGGTTACTCTACTGGCTCGAGCGTCGTCGCGGCGAGAAGTTTTCGGTTCTCGACGGCCGCCGTGAGGGGATCGACGTGCGATCACTCCCACTCGAATAA